A genome region from Anolis carolinensis isolate JA03-04 chromosome 6, rAnoCar3.1.pri, whole genome shotgun sequence includes the following:
- the glipr2 gene encoding Golgi-associated plant pathogenesis-related protein 1: MGKTASKQFADEVLKAHNDYRKKHGVPSLKLCKNLSREAQQYSEALASTRILKHSPESSKGKCGENLAWASYDQSGSEVAERWYNEINNYNFQNPGFSSGTGHFTAMVWKSTKKMGVGKAAASDGSTFVVARYVPAGNIVNPGQYEQNVLPPKK, encoded by the exons ATGGGAAAGACGG CTTCTAAACAATTTGCAGATGAAGTCTTGAAAGCTCACAACGACTACAGGAAGAAGCATGGGGTTCCTTCTCTAAAACTCTGCAAAAATTTAAGCAGGGAAGCACAGCA GTATTCCGAAGCACTTGCTAGTACAAGAATCCTGAAACACAGTCCTGAATCTAGCAAAGGAAAATGTGGAGAAAATCTAGCATGGGCTTCCTATGATCAGTCAG GGAGTGAAGTAGCTGAAAGATGgtacaatgaaataaataattacaaCTTTCAGAACCCAGGATTTTCCTCTGGGACAG GACACTTCACAGCAATGGTTTGGAAGAGCACAAAAAAGATGGGAGTTGGAAAAGCAGCAGCAAGTGACGGCTCCACCTTTGTGGTGGCCCGATATGTACCTGCTGGCAATATTGTAAACCCTGGCCAGTATGAACAAAACGTTCTTCCACCAAAGAAATAA